The following coding sequences are from one Devosia neptuniae window:
- a CDS encoding substrate-binding domain-containing protein — MKTALYASAAVIALAAFGAAPAFAQSRDTIQIAGSSTVLPFASIVAEEFGAAFPEFKTPVVGSGGTGGGLKQFCEGVGDNTIDIANASRAIKDSEREACTAAGVTDIREIQFGYDGIVFASAASGPDFALTPLQVYKAIAAKVPVDGALVDNPYKKWSDIDPSLPDQDISLAIPGTNHGTREVFQLEVIDAGAEEAGLPEGLTEEEHTAALTTFRQDVVVEISGDYTETLARLTSNPNTVGVFGLSFYDQNKDTLKVATVNGVVPSNESVAAGEYPVSRPLFFYVKGQHIGTIPGIEEYVQFFLSEAAAGGSLEAAGLIPQPEEKTAEVLAAFEAGAQ; from the coding sequence ATGAAGACCGCACTTTACGCCAGTGCCGCAGTCATCGCGCTCGCCGCATTTGGCGCCGCTCCTGCCTTCGCCCAGTCGCGTGACACCATCCAGATCGCCGGCTCGTCCACCGTGCTGCCCTTCGCCTCGATCGTTGCCGAAGAATTCGGCGCCGCTTTCCCCGAATTCAAGACCCCCGTGGTCGGCTCCGGCGGCACCGGTGGCGGTCTCAAGCAGTTCTGCGAAGGCGTTGGCGACAACACCATCGACATCGCCAATGCCAGCCGCGCCATCAAGGATAGCGAGCGCGAGGCTTGCACCGCTGCCGGCGTGACCGACATCCGTGAAATCCAGTTCGGCTATGACGGCATCGTTTTCGCCTCGGCCGCTTCGGGCCCCGATTTCGCCCTCACCCCGCTCCAGGTCTACAAGGCCATTGCCGCCAAGGTTCCCGTTGATGGCGCCCTGGTCGACAATCCCTACAAGAAGTGGTCCGACATCGATCCGTCCCTGCCCGATCAGGACATTTCGCTGGCCATCCCCGGCACCAATCACGGCACCCGTGAAGTGTTCCAGCTCGAAGTGATCGATGCTGGCGCCGAAGAAGCCGGTCTTCCGGAAGGCCTGACCGAAGAAGAACACACCGCAGCCCTCACCACCTTCCGTCAGGATGTCGTGGTCGAGATCTCGGGCGACTACACCGAAACCCTGGCTCGCCTGACCTCCAATCCCAACACCGTTGGCGTGTTCGGCCTGTCCTTCTACGACCAGAACAAGGACACCCTGAAGGTCGCGACCGTCAATGGCGTCGTGCCGTCCAATGAATCGGTCGCCGCTGGCGAATACCCGGTCTCCCGCCCGCTGTTCTTCTACGTCAAGGGTCAGCACATCGGCACCATCCCCGGCATCGAAGAATACGTGCAGTTCTTCCTCTCCGAAGCGGCCGCTGGTGGCTCGCTCGAAGCCGCTGGCCTGATCCCCCAGCCGGAAGAAAAGACCGCTGAAGTGCTCGCCGCTTTCGAAGCCGGCGCACAATAA
- a CDS encoding ABC transporter substrate-binding protein — protein MNLKLLGGLAAAFLLSTLAAQAQPFRLIVTDLETPLVPNSVMDLALQEGYFEREGVEVELVRVQQTPSALAALQAGEGEMANIGTDALLLLVAGGATDLRAVVSPNKSLPFLIAAKDSIATPADLAGKSFGIGRPGSLDQSLSTRVLQAADVDTDTLEFVALGQPNVRAQALVAGQVDATTMSIGTWSAMADTTGLHVLIDQDAYYAAAPVVSKVNIVTQKVLDERAEDVKKVITALVKASRDFAADPAVWAAAMHKARPDIDLATLQALGTSFAKGWSVNGGLNKDELNYTTTALYQGEDFATVRKVELAEWTDFSILDAVLAELGPDSTMDNVTR, from the coding sequence GTGAACCTCAAACTGCTCGGCGGCCTCGCTGCTGCTTTCCTGCTGTCTACCCTGGCCGCCCAGGCCCAGCCCTTCCGCCTCATCGTCACGGATCTGGAAACCCCGCTCGTGCCCAATTCGGTGATGGATCTGGCCCTGCAGGAAGGCTATTTCGAACGCGAAGGCGTCGAGGTTGAACTGGTTCGCGTGCAGCAGACCCCCTCCGCCCTGGCGGCGCTCCAGGCCGGCGAAGGCGAAATGGCCAATATCGGCACCGATGCCCTGCTGCTGCTGGTCGCCGGCGGCGCCACCGATCTGCGCGCCGTCGTCTCGCCCAATAAATCCCTGCCCTTCCTGATCGCTGCCAAGGATTCCATCGCCACCCCTGCGGACCTGGCCGGCAAAAGCTTCGGCATCGGCCGCCCCGGCAGCCTCGATCAATCGCTCAGCACCCGGGTGCTGCAGGCCGCCGATGTCGATACCGACACGCTCGAATTCGTCGCCCTGGGCCAGCCCAATGTCCGCGCCCAGGCGCTCGTCGCCGGCCAGGTCGATGCCACCACCATGTCGATCGGCACCTGGAGCGCCATGGCCGACACCACGGGCCTGCATGTCCTGATCGATCAGGACGCCTATTACGCAGCGGCTCCCGTGGTCAGCAAGGTCAACATCGTCACCCAGAAGGTGCTCGACGAGCGCGCCGAAGACGTCAAGAAGGTGATCACCGCCTTGGTCAAGGCCTCCCGCGATTTCGCCGCCGATCCCGCCGTCTGGGCCGCCGCCATGCACAAGGCCCGCCCCGATATCGACCTGGCAACCCTGCAAGCCCTTGGCACCAGCTTCGCCAAAGGCTGGAGTGTCAATGGCGGGCTCAACAAGGACGAGCTCAACTACACCACCACCGCCCTCTACCAGGGCGAAGACTTCGCGACCGTGCGCAAGGTCGAACTGGCCGAATGGACCGATTTCTCCATCCTCGACGCGGTCCTCGCCGAACTCGGCCCCGACTCCACCATGGACAACGTGACGCGATGA
- a CDS encoding ABC transporter permease: MKIAVYRLLFLAALIGLWWLASTQVARNLIPSPLATLQAAQRLIAEGRLGTALFDSLSIYLGGYAVAILVGVPLGLLMGTIRPLGKTLEIFVYALSATPRVAFIPLIIVFLGLGPQAKILIIFLGAVMPILINTYAGALNSDQELVEMARSVGARRQRIFTQIVLPGAVPFIIVGLRVGATIGLINTVVAELYTAVKGLGGLLAIYGNTFRMAEYFVVVLTLAFVGVIVTEALRFVEIRLGRWRRSEVIV, encoded by the coding sequence ATGAAAATCGCAGTCTATCGCCTGCTCTTTCTCGCCGCCCTCATTGGCTTGTGGTGGCTGGCCTCGACGCAGGTGGCGCGCAATCTCATCCCCTCCCCGCTTGCGACTCTTCAGGCGGCGCAACGCCTCATTGCCGAAGGCCGGCTGGGCACCGCCCTGTTCGATAGCCTCTCGATTTATCTCGGCGGTTACGCCGTCGCCATTCTCGTCGGCGTGCCGCTCGGCCTGCTCATGGGCACCATCCGCCCGCTCGGCAAGACGCTCGAAATCTTCGTCTACGCGCTCTCGGCCACGCCCCGCGTCGCCTTCATTCCGCTGATCATCGTCTTTCTCGGCCTCGGCCCCCAGGCCAAGATTCTCATCATCTTCCTGGGCGCCGTCATGCCCATCCTGATCAATACCTATGCCGGCGCGCTCAATTCCGATCAGGAACTGGTCGAAATGGCCCGTTCTGTCGGCGCCAGACGCCAGCGCATCTTCACCCAGATCGTGCTGCCCGGCGCCGTGCCCTTCATCATCGTGGGCCTGCGCGTCGGCGCCACGATCGGGCTGATCAACACCGTCGTCGCCGAACTCTATACCGCGGTCAAAGGCCTGGGCGGCCTACTCGCCATTTATGGCAATACCTTCCGCATGGCCGAATATTTCGTCGTCGTGCTGACCCTGGCCTTTGTCGGCGTCATCGTCACCGAGGCGCTGCGTTTTGTTGAAATTCGGCTAGGACGCTGGCGCCGAAGTGAAGTAATCGTCTGA
- the pstC gene encoding phosphate ABC transporter permease subunit PstC: protein MNSLIIAGLLLVLLGLAYQSGWSRGRGLATADGVKVHSRPQYHGSYVAIWALLPALAIIGLWGWFGDGITHNFIVSQIPVDAIQALDQVGLNATIARIKALASGYGVAGDVLPYEQSAGDALRSFQFITFLIVVAAAAVAGIVALLYARSRITARHRARNAVERAINLLLLACSGVAILTTVGIVASLVTEALKFFTFINPLDFFFGTVWNPNNAGTAGNWGSYGLLPLLAGTLMITLIAMLVAVPVGLMAAIYLSQYAPRQLRAVAKPLIEILAGIPTIVFGFFALVTVGPFLRDAGNLIGLSINATSALTAGIVMGIMIIPFVSSLSDDILNQVPRTLRDGAYGLGATKSETIRNVLLPAALPGIVGAFLLAVSRAVGETMIVVLAAGNSPVLRGNPFEPVATITVSIVNQLTGDTDFAGPQSLVGFALGLTLFVITLCLNIFALFIVRRFREQYE from the coding sequence ATGAATTCCCTGATCATTGCCGGCCTGTTGCTGGTTCTGCTTGGTCTGGCCTATCAGTCGGGCTGGTCCCGCGGCCGGGGCCTGGCGACTGCCGATGGCGTCAAGGTTCACTCCCGCCCGCAATATCACGGCTCCTACGTCGCCATCTGGGCATTGCTGCCGGCCCTCGCGATCATCGGCCTCTGGGGCTGGTTCGGCGATGGCATCACCCACAATTTCATCGTTTCCCAAATTCCCGTCGACGCTATCCAGGCGCTCGACCAGGTCGGCCTAAACGCCACCATCGCCCGCATCAAGGCCCTGGCCTCGGGCTATGGCGTGGCCGGCGACGTCCTGCCCTACGAACAGTCCGCTGGCGATGCCCTGCGCTCGTTCCAGTTCATCACCTTTCTGATCGTGGTTGCCGCCGCCGCTGTCGCCGGGATTGTCGCGCTGCTTTATGCCCGCAGCCGCATCACCGCCCGCCACCGCGCCCGCAATGCAGTCGAACGTGCCATCAACCTGCTGCTGCTCGCTTGCTCGGGCGTCGCCATCCTGACCACCGTAGGCATCGTCGCCTCGCTGGTCACCGAAGCGCTGAAATTCTTCACCTTCATCAACCCGCTTGATTTCTTCTTCGGCACGGTCTGGAACCCCAACAATGCCGGCACCGCCGGAAATTGGGGCAGCTATGGCCTGCTGCCGCTGCTCGCCGGCACGCTGATGATCACCCTGATCGCCATGCTGGTCGCCGTGCCGGTGGGCCTGATGGCGGCGATCTATCTCAGCCAGTATGCGCCGCGCCAGCTGCGCGCCGTGGCCAAGCCGCTTATCGAAATCCTGGCCGGCATCCCCACCATCGTCTTCGGCTTCTTCGCCCTGGTCACGGTTGGCCCCTTCCTGCGCGACGCCGGCAATCTCATCGGTCTCTCCATCAACGCCACGTCTGCCCTCACTGCCGGCATCGTGATGGGCATCATGATCATCCCCTTCGTGTCCTCGCTGTCCGATGACATTCTCAACCAGGTGCCGCGCACCCTGCGCGACGGCGCCTATGGCCTGGGCGCCACCAAGTCCGAGACCATCCGCAATGTGCTGCTGCCCGCCGCCCTGCCCGGCATCGTCGGCGCCTTCCTGCTGGCCGTCAGCCGTGCAGTGGGCGAAACCATGATCGTGGTGCTCGCCGCCGGCAATAGCCCGGTCCTGCGCGGCAATCCCTTCGAGCCGGTGGCAACCATCACCGTTTCCATCGTCAACCAGCTCACCGGCGACACCGACTTCGCCGGCCCCCAGTCGCTGGTCGGCTTTGCCCTGGGCCTGACCCTCTTCGTCATCACCCTCTGCCTCAATATCTTCGCGCTCTTCATCGTTCGCCGCTTCCGGGAGCAATACGAATAA
- the pstB gene encoding phosphate ABC transporter ATP-binding protein PstB, whose amino-acid sequence MNPTDALERPIRLHTKDVTVHYGAKQALHGISIDIPDRAVTSFIGPSGCGKSTFLRCINRMNDTIEGAKVGGLIELDGENIYDPSLDVVELRARIGMVFQKPNPFPKSIYENVAYGPKIHGLARSKTDLDEIVVSSLRKAGLFEEVKDRLNEPGTGLSGGQQQRLCIARAIAVSPEVILMDEPCSALDPIATAIIEELIDELRENYTIVIVTHSMQQAARVSQRTAFFHLGNLIEEGVTEDIFTNPINKQTQDYIMGRIG is encoded by the coding sequence ATGAACCCTACTGACGCTCTCGAACGCCCAATCCGCCTGCACACCAAGGATGTCACCGTCCATTACGGTGCCAAGCAGGCCCTGCACGGCATTTCGATCGATATCCCCGACCGCGCCGTCACCTCCTTCATCGGCCCCTCGGGCTGCGGCAAGTCGACCTTCCTGCGCTGCATCAACCGCATGAACGACACTATCGAAGGCGCCAAGGTCGGCGGCCTGATCGAGCTGGATGGCGAGAACATCTACGATCCGTCCCTCGACGTGGTGGAACTGCGCGCCCGCATCGGCATGGTGTTCCAGAAGCCCAATCCCTTCCCCAAATCGATCTATGAAAACGTCGCCTACGGCCCCAAGATTCATGGCCTGGCCCGTTCCAAGACCGATCTGGACGAAATCGTCGTGTCGTCCCTGCGCAAGGCGGGCCTGTTCGAAGAGGTAAAGGACCGCCTCAATGAACCCGGCACCGGCCTCTCCGGTGGCCAGCAGCAGCGCCTCTGCATTGCCCGCGCCATTGCCGTCAGCCCCGAAGTCATCCTGATGGACGAGCCCTGCTCGGCCCTCGATCCGATCGCCACGGCCATCATCGAGGAACTGATCGACGAATTGCGCGAGAACTACACCATCGTCATCGTCACCCATTCCATGCAGCAGGCGGCCCGCGTCAGCCAGCGCACGGCATTCTTCCATCTGGGCAATCTGATCGAGGAAGGCGTCACCGAAGACATCTTCACCAACCCGATCAACAAGCAGACCCAGGATTACATCATGGGCCGTATCGGCTGA
- a CDS encoding pseudoazurin, whose amino-acid sequence MSLSAAEFEVHMLNKDAAGNTMVFEPAFLQIAPGDTVTFIPTDKGHNAETIKGMFPEGGNEFKGKVNEQFSVTFDVAGAYGYKCAPHFAMGMVGLIVVGEDPANLADLQAARVPPKAKAKFDELVAQIGQ is encoded by the coding sequence ATGTCGCTCTCCGCGGCCGAGTTCGAAGTTCACATGCTCAACAAGGACGCGGCCGGCAACACCATGGTGTTCGAGCCAGCCTTCCTGCAGATCGCCCCCGGCGACACCGTCACCTTCATTCCCACCGACAAGGGCCACAATGCCGAGACCATCAAGGGCATGTTCCCCGAAGGCGGCAATGAGTTCAAAGGCAAGGTCAACGAGCAGTTCAGCGTCACCTTCGACGTGGCCGGCGCCTATGGCTACAAATGCGCACCGCACTTTGCCATGGGCATGGTTGGTCTGATCGTCGTTGGCGAAGACCCGGCCAACCTGGCAGACCTGCAGGCCGCCCGCGTGCCGCCCAAGGCCAAGGCCAAGTTCGACGAACTCGTCGCCCAGATCGGCCAGTAA
- a CDS encoding bile acid:sodium symporter family protein — translation MSLSSRLKRSGFDLYLLLLLGAVVLASLLPVQGVAAEVLSRVVYFAVALLFFLYGAKLNTSAIVAGLSNWRLQALVFASTFIAFPLVGFALSSALSPWLRPEIVIGLLYLAVLPSTVQSSIAFTSIARGNVPAAVCAASISNLLGVFITPIFAALLLHTSGEGGFDLGSMVDIGVQILLPFIVGQLARPLVGKFIQRHAKLTQVVDRGSILLIVYSAFSAGMVAGIWQQVDLTTLAIMIAADIVLLAIIMVGTSFVGRVTGLAREDRLVLLFCGSKKSLASGLPMANILFAGQTVSLIVLPLMIFHQIQLFVCAVIAQREGHRASEAIALDAAAKPA, via the coding sequence ATGTCCCTGAGCAGCAGACTGAAACGCAGCGGCTTTGACCTTTATCTCCTGTTGCTGCTGGGCGCAGTGGTTTTGGCGAGTCTGTTGCCGGTGCAGGGCGTGGCAGCGGAGGTGCTGTCTCGGGTGGTGTATTTTGCCGTGGCGCTGCTGTTTTTCCTTTATGGGGCGAAGCTGAATACCTCGGCGATTGTCGCCGGGCTGAGCAATTGGCGGCTGCAGGCGCTGGTATTCGCCAGCACGTTCATTGCCTTTCCGCTGGTCGGATTTGCGCTATCGAGCGCGCTGTCGCCCTGGCTGCGACCGGAAATCGTCATCGGGCTGCTCTATCTGGCGGTGCTGCCTTCGACGGTGCAGTCCTCCATCGCCTTTACCTCGATTGCGCGTGGCAATGTGCCGGCGGCGGTTTGTGCGGCGTCGATTTCAAACCTGCTGGGTGTGTTCATCACGCCGATCTTTGCGGCACTGCTGCTGCATACCAGCGGGGAGGGCGGATTTGACCTGGGCTCGATGGTTGATATCGGGGTGCAGATTTTGCTGCCGTTCATCGTGGGGCAATTGGCCCGGCCGCTGGTGGGCAAGTTCATCCAGCGCCATGCCAAGCTGACCCAGGTGGTGGATCGCGGCTCGATCCTGCTGATCGTTTATTCGGCGTTCAGCGCCGGCATGGTGGCCGGCATCTGGCAGCAGGTGGACCTGACTACCCTGGCCATCATGATCGCGGCCGATATCGTGCTGCTCGCCATCATCATGGTGGGGACGAGCTTTGTCGGGCGGGTGACCGGGTTGGCGCGGGAGGATCGGCTGGTGCTGCTGTTCTGCGGCTCCAAGAAGAGTCTCGCCAGCGGATTGCCGATGGCCAATATCCTGTTTGCCGGGCAGACGGTGAGCCTGATCGTGCTGCCGCTGATGATCTTTCACCAGATCCAGTTGTTTGTCTGTGCGGTGATCGCGCAACGCGAGGGGCATAGGGCGAGCGAGGCGATAGCACTGGACGCGGCGGCAAAACCTGCCTGA
- the pstA gene encoding phosphate ABC transporter permease PstA — MTDMLSTTQPSDERTRLIRASLARRHLSEAIFRGLGLAAIILALGFVALLFTDIVRKGIPAFTQSNLHLSVTFDPAVIDVDPAPVRTADQSEADFRAASLKWQRDVAMLNWNKVIEASLRAAAPAGFDIDTRQLLTIAETDARHRVRELFVNDPSLLGQTVQVDVLASANADNWIKGNINRDLGDAQQQLAAPARALIDQFEANGTITSGFAWSIFTNVDSRAAPASAGLLGAFVGTLWMMMVVILLAVPIGVASAIYLEEFAPKSRLTDLIEVNINNLAAVPSIVFGLLGAAVFINYMHLPISAPIVGGLVLTLMTLPTIIIATRGALLGVSPALRQAALGMGASKTQMVFHHVLPVTFPSILTATILGVAHALGETAPLLLIGMKAFVAAVPATPLDQATALPVQIYLWQGNENRNFFEPRTAAAIMVLLLVMIMLNGVAIYLRSKLEKRA, encoded by the coding sequence ATGACCGATATGCTCTCCACCACCCAGCCATCCGACGAACGCACTCGGCTGATCCGCGCCAGCCTCGCCCGGCGCCATCTCAGCGAAGCGATCTTTCGCGGGCTTGGCCTGGCCGCCATCATTCTCGCGCTGGGCTTCGTTGCCCTGCTCTTCACCGATATCGTGCGCAAAGGCATTCCGGCCTTTACGCAGTCCAATCTGCACCTGTCGGTCACCTTCGATCCCGCCGTGATCGACGTCGATCCGGCGCCTGTGCGCACTGCGGACCAGTCGGAGGCCGATTTCCGTGCCGCCAGCCTCAAATGGCAGCGCGATGTCGCCATGCTGAACTGGAACAAGGTGATCGAGGCCTCGCTGCGTGCCGCCGCACCTGCCGGTTTCGATATCGACACCCGCCAGCTCCTGACCATTGCTGAAACCGACGCCCGCCACCGCGTCCGCGAGCTCTTCGTCAACGACCCCAGCCTGCTCGGCCAGACCGTCCAGGTCGACGTGCTTGCCTCCGCCAATGCCGACAACTGGATCAAGGGCAATATCAACCGCGACCTGGGCGACGCCCAGCAACAGCTCGCCGCTCCCGCCCGCGCCCTGATCGACCAGTTCGAGGCCAATGGCACCATCACCTCGGGCTTTGCCTGGTCGATCTTCACCAATGTGGATAGCCGCGCCGCTCCCGCCAGCGCCGGCCTGCTCGGCGCCTTTGTCGGCACCCTCTGGATGATGATGGTCGTCATCCTGTTGGCCGTCCCGATCGGGGTGGCGTCAGCCATCTATCTTGAGGAATTCGCGCCCAAATCGCGCCTCACCGACCTGATCGAGGTCAATATCAACAATCTGGCTGCCGTGCCCTCCATCGTCTTCGGTCTGCTCGGCGCCGCTGTGTTCATCAATTACATGCACCTGCCCATCTCCGCCCCCATCGTCGGCGGCCTGGTGCTGACCCTGATGACCCTGCCCACCATCATCATCGCCACCCGCGGCGCCCTGCTCGGCGTCTCCCCGGCTCTGCGCCAGGCGGCGCTCGGCATGGGTGCCAGTAAGACGCAGATGGTGTTCCACCATGTGCTGCCGGTCACCTTCCCCTCGATCCTGACCGCCACCATCCTTGGCGTTGCCCATGCTCTGGGCGAAACCGCTCCACTCCTGTTGATCGGCATGAAGGCATTCGTCGCCGCCGTGCCGGCTACCCCGCTCGACCAGGCCACCGCCCTGCCGGTCCAGATCTATCTCTGGCAGGGCAACGAAAACCGCAATTTCTTCGAACCCCGCACCGCCGCGGCGATCATGGTACTGCTCCTCGTCATGATCATGCTCAACGGCGTCGCCATCTATCTTCGCTCGAAGCTCGAAAAGCGCGCTTAA
- a CDS encoding IclR family transcriptional regulator domain-containing protein yields the protein MREGDIINGLVKGLAVIECFDEGHASQSITDVANRTGLERATARRCLLTLTSLGYASYDGKFFRLTPRVLNLGHSYLAATPLPRLIQPFLEELSTATGESTSAAMLEGTDILYIARASIRRVMSINLAPGARLPAYCTSMGRVLLSALPPAKAKAVLDQSELIAYTAKTKADLPTITTELAVVAAQGFAVIDEELELGLCSIAVPIFNAQGQTVAALNIGAQTARASTSHMIANFLPLMRKVQAEVRPLLR from the coding sequence ATGCGCGAGGGCGATATCATCAACGGCCTGGTCAAGGGCCTCGCCGTCATCGAATGCTTCGACGAGGGCCATGCCAGCCAGTCGATCACCGATGTCGCCAATCGGACAGGCCTCGAACGCGCCACCGCCCGCCGGTGCCTCTTGACCCTCACCAGCCTTGGCTATGCCAGCTATGACGGCAAATTCTTCCGCCTCACCCCGCGCGTGCTCAATCTGGGCCATTCCTATCTGGCCGCCACCCCACTCCCCCGCCTCATCCAGCCCTTCCTCGAAGAACTTTCCACCGCCACCGGCGAAAGCACCTCGGCCGCCATGCTGGAAGGCACCGACATTCTCTACATCGCCCGCGCCTCCATTCGCCGGGTCATGTCGATCAATTTGGCGCCCGGCGCGCGCCTGCCCGCCTATTGCACCTCCATGGGCCGCGTCCTCTTGAGCGCCTTGCCGCCCGCCAAGGCCAAAGCCGTGCTCGACCAATCCGAGCTCATCGCCTACACCGCCAAGACCAAGGCGGACCTGCCCACCATTACCACCGAATTGGCCGTCGTCGCCGCGCAGGGCTTTGCCGTGATCGATGAGGAACTCGAACTGGGCCTCTGCTCCATCGCCGTGCCCATTTTCAACGCCCAGGGCCAAACCGTCGCCGCCCTCAATATCGGCGCCCAAACCGCCCGCGCTTCCACCTCCCACATGATCGCCAATTTTTTGCCCTTGATGCGCAAGGTGCAGGCCGAAGTACGGCCGCTGCTGCGGTAA
- a CDS encoding GNAT family N-acetyltransferase, whose protein sequence is MPIHIRPARPADRADLFRICLLTADSGTDASALFSDPDYPGLVWSVPYLDFEPAHAFVADDDGEVVGYIVGTPDTNAFEARLDRQWWPKLARHYAGRTATAPFDAKVLDRIANPVHSHAGVAASHPAHLHINLLPPAQSGGWGRKLIEAELASLREAGAKAVHLGVSPTNARAIGFYHHLGFVEIERSAGLHLGKALEG, encoded by the coding sequence ATGCCGATCCATATCCGGCCCGCCCGCCCCGCCGACCGCGCCGATCTCTTCCGAATCTGCCTGCTCACCGCCGATTCCGGCACCGATGCCAGCGCACTGTTTTCCGATCCGGATTATCCGGGCCTCGTCTGGTCCGTGCCCTATCTCGACTTCGAACCGGCGCATGCCTTCGTGGCCGACGACGACGGCGAAGTGGTCGGCTACATCGTCGGCACGCCCGATACCAATGCCTTCGAGGCCAGGCTGGACCGCCAATGGTGGCCCAAACTGGCCCGGCACTATGCCGGCCGCACCGCTACAGCTCCCTTCGACGCCAAGGTGCTCGACCGCATCGCCAACCCGGTCCACAGCCATGCCGGCGTCGCCGCCAGCCACCCCGCGCATCTGCATATCAATCTCCTGCCACCCGCCCAGTCGGGCGGCTGGGGCCGCAAGCTGATCGAGGCCGAACTGGCCTCGCTGCGCGAAGCCGGCGCCAAAGCGGTCCATTTGGGCGTCAGCCCCACCAATGCCCGTGCCATCGGCTTTTATCACCATCTCGGCTTTGTCGAGATCGAGCGCAGCGCGGGTCTCCATCTCGGCAAGGCTCTCGAGGGCTAA
- a CDS encoding ABC transporter ATP-binding protein gives MIGDAPQHTGSVDAAAPAPRILLRGVSKTFGNHKDGGGTLALANVDLTVRDGAFVSLLGPSGCGKTTILRMVNGLIAPDTGTITVSGQAPAPGPDMGFVFQSFRLIPWSSVRGNVEFALVETIPDKAERRARADRYIELVGLTRFADAYPSELSGGMKQRVALARALASEPAILLLDEPFASIDAQTRELMQIELMRLWTLRKSVALFVTHSVDEAILLSDQIVLMGPRPGRVLEVIDVGLDRPRWTYDVRAEPRFIELRSYLWDRIRTLVLTDPQSDFYGRDLSTNI, from the coding sequence ATGATCGGCGACGCCCCCCAGCACACCGGTTCAGTTGATGCCGCGGCCCCAGCGCCGCGCATCCTGCTGCGGGGCGTCTCCAAGACTTTCGGCAACCACAAGGATGGCGGCGGCACGCTCGCCCTCGCCAATGTCGACCTCACCGTACGCGACGGCGCTTTCGTCTCGCTGCTCGGCCCCTCCGGCTGCGGCAAGACCACCATATTGCGCATGGTCAACGGCCTCATCGCGCCCGATACCGGCACCATCACCGTCTCCGGCCAGGCACCCGCGCCCGGCCCCGACATGGGCTTCGTGTTCCAGTCCTTTCGGCTCATCCCCTGGTCCAGCGTGCGCGGCAATGTCGAATTCGCCCTGGTCGAAACCATTCCCGACAAGGCCGAACGCCGCGCCCGCGCCGACCGTTACATCGAACTGGTCGGCCTCACCCGCTTTGCCGATGCCTATCCCAGCGAACTCTCCGGCGGCATGAAACAGCGCGTCGCCCTGGCTCGCGCCCTCGCCTCCGAGCCCGCCATCCTGCTGCTCGACGAACCCTTTGCCAGCATCGACGCGCAAACCCGCGAACTGATGCAGATCGAACTGATGCGCCTCTGGACCCTGCGCAAATCGGTGGCCCTCTTCGTTACCCATAGCGTCGACGAAGCCATCCTGCTCTCCGACCAGATCGTGCTCATGGGCCCGCGCCCCGGCCGCGTCCTCGAAGTCATCGATGTCGGCCTCGACCGACCCCGCTGGACCTATGACGTCCGTGCCGAACCCCGCTTCATCGAACTGCGCAGCTATCTGTGGGACCGGATCCGCACCCTCGTGCTGACCGATCCGCAATCGGACTTCTACGGCCGCGACCTCAGCACGAACATCTAG